A window of the Coprobacter fastidiosus genome harbors these coding sequences:
- a CDS encoding T9SS type A sorting domain-containing protein gives MKKSTFFTGLLTLMFSTSAIAQDLTIEAADFIIEESGRLDKLTGCIQNTGESTRICLGEVDFGENGDKYAAAGIVFANGWSTDGWAVLHAGQDYESSKPFTQMTIDETNGYQIYYTFADSMAYLKGPNHDGVFEGIAIPGTQYVKPIGKQKVWLTFVAGNGNIRSVKFFENQLSPEDFVQEGDGRPGWWGAPVLRFPSERSGYSDISVKKLSTESTPAVPMGEDSEFKDVRINEESGAWGWLKAGFIADYGDVDFGNGYDQVIVYVKKDADPSVSRFLEVYIDEVKEENMIASIWADLHMKEFYPIAKSFKPITGTHKVLVKWAGEGPDLLAVEFSKGAGWEEGLVCGVQIVDQLPSDNALRISFENSAEGVLTDGTNPNGWGCSIMAKGQWESAGNVGYTGNGTVLNFFDVDGGYLDFGEGVYKSIVVDHSCDKVWLGEIEDASFDFYLDLDPDFTYTAEDWANNLSTILEGHEPIARVRIQGTTAWGIRKHTAGAITGDLSGKHDLYIVYNIKNDASAGANVFNIYFDTQEVTGVQQTAADVEGVEVYASNGKIMVNTVNPVKVTVYTLSGAAMYETVASSGTNTYDAASGFYIVKITDENGNLATYKVLVK, from the coding sequence ATGAAAAAAAGTACATTTTTTACAGGGTTGTTGACTCTGATGTTTTCTACTTCGGCAATAGCACAAGATTTGACTATTGAGGCCGCAGATTTTATTATCGAGGAGAGTGGTAGGTTGGATAAACTCACGGGATGTATTCAAAATACGGGTGAGTCTACTCGCATTTGTTTAGGTGAAGTCGATTTTGGAGAGAACGGAGATAAGTATGCTGCTGCCGGAATTGTTTTTGCTAATGGTTGGAGTACAGATGGCTGGGCGGTTTTACATGCCGGTCAGGATTATGAATCTTCGAAGCCTTTTACTCAAATGACTATAGATGAAACCAATGGTTATCAAATTTACTATACGTTTGCCGATTCGATGGCCTATCTTAAAGGACCGAATCATGATGGGGTATTCGAAGGTATTGCTATACCGGGTACGCAGTATGTCAAGCCGATAGGGAAACAGAAAGTATGGCTTACTTTTGTTGCCGGTAACGGGAATATCCGTTCTGTAAAATTCTTTGAAAATCAGTTGTCTCCGGAGGATTTTGTTCAGGAAGGGGATGGCCGTCCCGGTTGGTGGGGCGCTCCGGTTTTGCGTTTTCCGTCAGAAAGATCGGGATATAGCGATATATCGGTAAAGAAATTATCGACAGAATCAACTCCTGCAGTTCCTATGGGAGAAGACTCGGAATTTAAAGATGTCCGGATTAATGAAGAAAGCGGTGCTTGGGGTTGGCTTAAGGCCGGTTTTATTGCCGATTATGGAGATGTTGATTTCGGTAACGGTTATGACCAGGTAATTGTTTATGTAAAAAAAGATGCAGATCCCAGTGTATCGAGATTTCTTGAAGTTTATATCGATGAAGTAAAAGAAGAAAACATGATTGCTTCAATTTGGGCAGATTTGCACATGAAAGAATTCTATCCGATAGCTAAAAGTTTCAAGCCGATTACCGGAACGCATAAAGTATTGGTAAAATGGGCCGGTGAAGGACCGGACTTGTTGGCTGTAGAATTCAGTAAAGGTGCTGGTTGGGAAGAAGGGCTTGTTTGCGGTGTTCAGATTGTAGATCAATTACCGTCGGATAATGCCTTGCGCATCAGCTTTGAGAATAGTGCGGAGGGTGTACTTACCGATGGTACTAACCCGAATGGTTGGGGTTGTTCAATTATGGCAAAAGGTCAATGGGAGTCTGCCGGAAATGTCGGTTACACAGGAAATGGTACGGTCCTTAATTTCTTTGATGTAGATGGAGGATATTTAGATTTTGGTGAAGGAGTATATAAGAGCATTGTTGTAGATCATTCTTGTGATAAAGTTTGGTTAGGGGAAATAGAAGATGCAAGTTTTGATTTCTATCTCGATCTTGATCCTGATTTTACTTACACTGCTGAGGATTGGGCAAATAATCTAAGTACAATTCTTGAAGGTCATGAACCGATTGCTCGTGTGAGAATCCAAGGCACTACTGCTTGGGGTATAAGAAAACATACTGCCGGAGCGATAACCGGAGATCTTAGCGGGAAACATGATCTTTATATTGTATATAACATTAAAAATGATGCTTCAGCGGGCGCTAATGTGTTCAATATCTATTTCGATACGCAAGAGGTTACCGGGGTACAACAGACTGCAGCGGATGTAGAGGGTGTTGAAGTATATGCTTCGAATGGAAAGATTATGGTGAATACCGTAAATCCGGTGAAAGTAACGGTCTATACGTTAAGCGGAGCGGCTATGTACGAAACCGTAGCATCTTCGGGAACGAATACCTACGATGCGGCTTCAGGGTTCTATATCGTGAAAATAACGGATGAAAACGGAAATCTTGCAACTTATAAAGTTCTTGTAAAATAG
- a CDS encoding sialate O-acetylesterase yields MNKYLFLLFFLCVSMSMQAKISLPAYFTDNMIVQQKSMLTISGVSAAGKEVVVKVGWNSKDFRVTSGMDGKFEVQVPTPKAGGPYTITIDDGEPLFLQNVLVGEVWLCSGQSNMEMPVAGWGKVMNYEKEIAEAIYPSIRLLQVKKVISHVPSEKLEINGDGWKECSPSSVENFSAVAYFYARNLWEKLKVPVGVIDCTWGGTPAEAWTSLSALKHVWGFEEDAARIEQCRADRELLMAKYQDDMTDWEKRLNDCDPGMKNNVPCWTSNEQSGDDWKQMNLPGAWEHNGLPDFDGSVWFQKVVDIPSEWEGKTLTLNLGKIDDKDITYFNGKEIARGDGYYVKRTYSVPAELVKSGKGIITVKVQDQSGTGGICGSPEELSIDAGNDKISLAGMWNYRVGVPLSQQPQVPFSPDSQNYPSVLYNAMVYPLRNFPIKGAIWYQGEANVERAVQYTPLFQSMITDWRNLWKNDFPFYFVQLANFLNMQEVQPNSTWAHLREAQANALHLEKTGMVVTIDIGEAYDIHPKNKQEVGARLARLALADTYGKGKYDIPMYKSFKIEKGAVILSFNQNIIVKGEIPTGFAIAGPDMKFYPAHAIVKGNMITVTSPDVTVPIAVRYGWADNPPCNLYGENGLPLTPFRTDSFE; encoded by the coding sequence ATGAATAAGTATTTGTTTTTATTGTTCTTTTTGTGTGTATCTATGTCGATGCAAGCAAAAATTTCTTTGCCTGCTTATTTTACAGACAATATGATAGTTCAGCAAAAGAGTATGCTTACTATTTCCGGTGTATCTGCAGCCGGAAAAGAGGTTGTCGTGAAAGTCGGATGGAATTCTAAAGATTTTCGGGTTACATCCGGTATGGATGGAAAATTCGAAGTTCAAGTTCCGACACCTAAAGCCGGAGGTCCGTATACGATTACGATCGATGACGGAGAACCTCTTTTCTTGCAAAACGTATTGGTCGGTGAGGTCTGGCTCTGTTCCGGACAGTCGAATATGGAAATGCCGGTTGCCGGTTGGGGGAAAGTGATGAATTATGAAAAAGAGATTGCAGAGGCGATTTATCCTTCTATCCGTTTGTTACAGGTTAAAAAAGTAATCTCTCATGTCCCTTCTGAAAAATTAGAGATAAATGGTGATGGTTGGAAAGAATGTTCGCCTTCAAGTGTGGAGAATTTTTCAGCGGTCGCTTATTTTTATGCTCGTAATCTATGGGAAAAATTGAAAGTTCCTGTCGGAGTTATTGATTGTACATGGGGCGGTACTCCTGCCGAAGCGTGGACGAGTCTTTCAGCGTTGAAGCATGTATGGGGTTTTGAAGAGGATGCTGCCCGTATAGAACAATGTCGTGCCGACAGAGAATTGTTGATGGCGAAATATCAGGATGATATGACCGATTGGGAAAAACGTTTGAATGACTGTGACCCGGGAATGAAAAATAATGTTCCTTGCTGGACTTCCAATGAACAATCGGGTGACGACTGGAAACAGATGAATTTACCCGGAGCTTGGGAACATAACGGACTTCCTGATTTTGACGGTTCGGTATGGTTTCAGAAAGTTGTAGATATACCTTCTGAATGGGAAGGAAAGACTTTGACGTTGAATTTGGGAAAGATAGACGATAAAGATATTACCTATTTTAATGGTAAAGAAATTGCCAGAGGAGACGGTTATTATGTAAAACGTACTTACTCAGTCCCGGCAGAATTAGTAAAATCGGGAAAGGGCATTATTACGGTGAAGGTTCAAGATCAGAGTGGTACCGGTGGAATTTGCGGCTCTCCGGAAGAATTGTCGATAGATGCGGGTAATGATAAAATATCGCTGGCAGGAATGTGGAATTATCGTGTTGGAGTACCGTTGTCTCAACAGCCTCAAGTTCCCTTTTCTCCGGATAGTCAGAATTATCCTTCTGTGCTTTATAATGCAATGGTGTATCCTCTTCGGAATTTTCCTATAAAAGGAGCTATTTGGTATCAGGGCGAGGCAAATGTAGAAAGAGCGGTTCAGTATACCCCGTTATTTCAATCGATGATTACCGATTGGCGTAATTTGTGGAAGAATGATTTCCCGTTTTATTTTGTGCAATTAGCAAATTTTTTGAACATGCAGGAGGTACAACCGAATTCTACATGGGCGCACCTCCGGGAAGCTCAGGCGAATGCTCTGCATCTTGAAAAAACGGGAATGGTCGTTACGATCGATATAGGTGAAGCGTATGATATTCATCCTAAAAATAAGCAAGAAGTAGGGGCGCGTTTAGCACGTTTAGCACTTGCCGATACATATGGAAAGGGGAAATATGATATCCCGATGTACAAGAGTTTTAAGATCGAGAAAGGGGCGGTTATTTTATCATTTAATCAAAATATAATAGTAAAAGGAGAAATTCCTACCGGTTTTGCAATAGCCGGACCCGATATGAAATTTTACCCTGCTCATGCCATAGTCAAAGGGAATATGATTACGGTTACTTCTCCGGATGTGACAGTGCCTATTGCAGTGCGTTATGGGTGGGCCGATAATCCTCCGTGTAATTTGTACGGGGAAAACGGATTACCTCTTACACCTTTCCGGACGGATTCATTTGAGTAA
- a CDS encoding DUF4982 domain-containing protein, with amino-acid sequence MRKIYQIFFMLLFVSFIGQMRAQQTVNIGETPWKFSKVIRQESNLVSGLTVLSGTDVVSGINDGKFDTGAGKPLVGKNYFVDLLEKKPIERIKLVFNGDSVRYVACRVEVSDDNNNWRILSDGLSVQECELHKENIFTEAINNTIGNVAVVTRTLFSVPVSGSYRYVRFTVTKCLSSDQKDLSAEIGELLVHPVSRNIWSEQELTDIAFNDSEWETVGLPHCFNERDTYLNATTGERCWRGEAWYRKKIFFKEKDKDKKIFLEFKSVNIGAIVYINGHAIQGDFKAKQPGPVTHVGSFMPFVVDITDYIKWNEENQIAVRVSNSKGTFFAWPGFGENEGFGQAMGGIAASVYLHKKNKVYIPYNSYTPLKKWGTYFGTVSANPQKAVMRFQTNVENATDEEQSVELRTKLIDKKGRTVLSFSDVEEIAPGQTRLFDRTGSVEKPHLWYPVGCSGEPYLYTVSNQVYVNGKLTDTKNERCGIREITWDEDYCYVNGEKCILRGFGNRNTYPGLGSAVPVSLQWQDIAYIAKCGGNAYRVGHQPPFAEIFEACDVYGVLVILNTGDNEWALRDEPSLSYKWEYDRDVMIAYRSHPSVAVWESNNGLPYEGEKYYPSYTLEQVRRWDYIQPRIVSNRDGFPPKWNKEDPILIGYTNRYEKMKGYPSYNSEVYGTNWSGNPSWCIARFDYDNEKRFSQYYVENYLQDLDNKACGWIDWMLAETYGEGYTIYLNGKRNQKSLGSCAMDGNRFPKLKYRIYQNALWIPYSQKPGVALQSHWNYSGIQDVDAWSNCPYVELFINDKSYGIVEPDSRTRRCTWKDIQWVPGVVKAVGLDADKKPVCSEKIESSGEPYAIEVTIEKPMPKPDGEQFVLRANASDAFIVTAKIVDKEGRWCPRADNLLNFEVEGEGVYKGSYNFYVTENKELSYHAPGDAELQAEGGLMRVAVRTTFNPGKIKVKVKSEGLVAGEASVRSKKVKL; translated from the coding sequence ATGAGAAAAATTTATCAGATATTTTTTATGCTTTTATTTGTTTCGTTTATTGGACAAATGAGAGCTCAACAAACCGTGAATATAGGAGAGACGCCTTGGAAATTCTCTAAAGTGATTCGGCAGGAAAGTAATCTTGTGTCAGGTCTTACTGTCCTTTCTGGAACTGATGTAGTTTCTGGAATAAACGATGGAAAATTCGATACCGGAGCAGGAAAACCTCTTGTCGGGAAAAATTATTTTGTGGATTTATTAGAAAAGAAACCGATTGAAAGAATAAAATTAGTATTCAATGGCGACTCGGTACGCTACGTTGCTTGTCGAGTAGAGGTAAGCGACGATAATAATAATTGGCGGATATTATCTGATGGACTTTCTGTACAGGAATGCGAATTGCATAAAGAAAATATTTTTACGGAGGCGATCAATAATACGATAGGTAATGTTGCCGTAGTCACGAGAACTTTGTTTTCTGTTCCGGTTTCCGGCTCTTACCGTTATGTGCGTTTTACCGTTACGAAATGTCTTTCTTCTGATCAAAAAGATTTGTCTGCCGAAATAGGGGAACTTCTGGTGCATCCGGTTAGCCGTAATATCTGGTCGGAGCAAGAGCTGACCGACATAGCTTTTAATGATAGCGAATGGGAGACCGTAGGTTTACCTCACTGTTTCAATGAACGTGATACCTATCTGAATGCAACTACCGGAGAACGTTGTTGGCGGGGAGAAGCATGGTATCGAAAGAAAATATTTTTTAAAGAAAAAGATAAAGACAAAAAAATATTCCTTGAATTTAAAAGTGTGAATATCGGTGCAATCGTGTATATCAACGGTCATGCTATTCAAGGAGACTTCAAGGCTAAACAACCCGGACCGGTCACTCATGTAGGAAGTTTTATGCCTTTTGTCGTGGATATTACAGATTATATAAAATGGAACGAAGAAAATCAGATTGCCGTTAGAGTCTCTAATTCTAAAGGTACGTTTTTTGCATGGCCGGGATTTGGTGAAAATGAAGGTTTCGGTCAAGCAATGGGTGGAATAGCCGCATCGGTTTATTTGCATAAAAAGAATAAGGTGTATATCCCGTATAACAGTTATACTCCGTTAAAAAAATGGGGCACTTATTTCGGTACTGTATCGGCAAACCCTCAGAAAGCTGTCATGCGGTTTCAGACTAATGTAGAAAATGCTACGGATGAAGAACAGTCTGTCGAGTTGCGTACTAAACTTATAGATAAAAAAGGACGTACGGTTTTGTCTTTTTCGGATGTCGAGGAAATTGCTCCGGGGCAAACTCGCTTATTTGACCGTACCGGTTCTGTAGAAAAACCTCATTTATGGTATCCTGTGGGATGTTCGGGTGAACCGTATTTATATACGGTTTCCAATCAGGTATATGTAAACGGGAAATTGACCGATACCAAAAACGAGCGGTGTGGAATACGGGAGATTACTTGGGATGAAGATTATTGTTATGTTAACGGAGAGAAGTGTATATTGCGGGGATTCGGGAATAGAAATACATATCCGGGATTGGGTTCTGCCGTACCGGTATCTTTGCAGTGGCAGGATATAGCTTATATTGCTAAATGTGGAGGAAATGCCTATCGTGTAGGGCATCAGCCGCCCTTTGCCGAAATATTCGAGGCGTGCGATGTTTATGGAGTTCTCGTAATTTTAAATACAGGGGATAATGAGTGGGCGTTGAGAGATGAACCGTCTCTTTCTTATAAGTGGGAATATGACAGGGATGTGATGATTGCTTATCGGAGTCATCCTTCGGTTGCTGTTTGGGAATCGAACAACGGCTTACCTTATGAAGGTGAGAAGTACTACCCCTCTTATACTCTTGAGCAGGTGAGAAGATGGGATTATATCCAACCTCGTATTGTGTCTAATCGTGACGGATTCCCTCCGAAATGGAATAAGGAAGATCCTATTTTGATCGGATATACTAATCGTTATGAAAAAATGAAAGGTTATCCTTCGTATAATTCTGAAGTTTATGGAACCAATTGGAGCGGAAATCCGAGCTGGTGTATCGCCCGCTTTGATTATGATAACGAGAAAAGATTTTCTCAGTATTATGTAGAAAATTATCTTCAGGATTTAGATAATAAAGCTTGTGGTTGGATCGATTGGATGCTGGCCGAGACGTATGGCGAAGGTTATACTATTTATTTGAACGGAAAACGAAATCAAAAAAGTTTAGGTTCATGTGCAATGGACGGTAATCGTTTTCCGAAATTGAAATATCGTATTTATCAGAATGCGCTTTGGATACCCTATTCCCAAAAACCGGGAGTCGCTTTGCAGAGCCATTGGAATTATTCCGGTATTCAAGATGTCGATGCATGGAGTAATTGTCCGTATGTAGAGTTGTTTATTAACGACAAATCTTATGGAATCGTTGAGCCGGATTCCCGAACACGCAGGTGTACGTGGAAAGACATTCAGTGGGTTCCCGGAGTTGTTAAAGCTGTCGGATTGGATGCCGATAAGAAACCTGTATGTTCTGAAAAAATAGAATCGTCAGGTGAACCCTATGCAATAGAGGTAACGATAGAGAAACCGATGCCTAAACCGGACGGAGAACAGTTTGTTCTGCGTGCAAATGCTTCCGATGCGTTTATCGTAACGGCCAAGATTGTCGATAAAGAGGGACGGTGGTGTCCGAGAGCCGATAATCTGCTCAATTTCGAAGTTGAGGGAGAAGGTGTTTATAAAGGATCTTATAATTTCTATGTAACAGAAAATAAAGAACTTTCTTATCATGCACCGGGTGATGCCGAATTGCAGGCAGAAGGCGGATTGATGAGAGTTGCCGTGCGTACGACCTTTAATCCGGGAAAAATAAAGGTGAAAGTGAAATCCGAGGGTTTGGTCGCTGGAGAGGCTTCTGTCCGTTCAAAAAAAGTAAAATTGTAA
- a CDS encoding T9SS type A sorting domain-containing protein, producing the protein MKNRLIKEILLWGGIFCSHMLLQAQVAGDVANVKFEEVENPVPKQAAVGGNKGTNPAGCFYHATYTGSAWGDYNNDGYLDLFYSDKNEHIHASKIQSNFYKNNGDGTFTRLDSPFEGTAFSCPVWFDMNNDGLLDLLLPGLNDWNYAWLDGDTQFDQIKTHLYINRGIASDGTVTFEEIPESETGILPIYNGKTGGKGHNWVSVGDYNNDGYVDIIMTGFDDCARPDSEHPEDAVRVVYLYKNINGERFELQSSPLKGGGAFHGETDGSVCFSDLDGDGWLDIMSSGYGLSRNSELHIYWNNGNGTFTESDQTFLGVNDSSCGICDLNNDGLPDLVVPGYYFNTKTKQFYFYKNLGDRKFEKVDVAILEGIDGGQLSFGDVNQDGLTDILVGGHGAEHEHTTWLYINQGDFDFAVYGAHYDDPFGKKGHFSRITHGSHHLIDYDNDGFLDAWLMGWSNGECSNGCEAKLWKNIASTKGVKSNEAPAVPANLVASFDKSTDVATFTWSAPTDDVTPSAALRYNFYLREKGSDKIFMTVPADLQTGFVRVGKISGELIRCSYQMNIKAAGEYEWGVQAIDNGNKGGIFATSTLKVEEVSGTDAISKNEDIRMWNVGASLYYAIEGAGELTLFNTNGGIVSQKQIYQSGNFELPGKGIYIVMIRTASSVKRQKISFT; encoded by the coding sequence ATGAAAAATAGGTTGATAAAGGAAATTTTGCTATGGGGCGGAATTTTTTGTAGCCATATGCTGTTACAAGCTCAGGTTGCGGGAGATGTTGCGAATGTGAAATTTGAAGAAGTGGAGAATCCTGTCCCTAAACAGGCTGCTGTAGGCGGCAATAAAGGAACGAATCCTGCCGGTTGTTTTTATCATGCAACATATACTGGAAGTGCATGGGGAGATTATAATAATGACGGGTATTTAGATCTTTTTTATAGTGACAAGAACGAGCATATCCATGCATCGAAAATCCAGTCTAATTTTTATAAGAACAACGGGGACGGTACATTTACCCGACTTGACTCTCCTTTTGAGGGTACGGCATTTTCTTGTCCGGTATGGTTTGATATGAATAATGACGGTTTGTTGGATCTTCTTCTTCCGGGTTTGAATGATTGGAACTATGCCTGGTTGGATGGGGATACTCAATTTGATCAAATAAAGACTCATTTGTATATCAATCGAGGAATAGCTTCTGACGGGACAGTTACTTTTGAGGAAATTCCTGAATCGGAGACGGGGATATTACCGATATATAATGGTAAAACCGGAGGTAAGGGGCATAATTGGGTTTCAGTCGGCGACTATAATAATGACGGGTATGTCGATATTATTATGACCGGTTTCGATGATTGTGCACGTCCTGATTCGGAACATCCTGAGGATGCCGTAAGGGTTGTTTATTTGTATAAAAATATAAATGGAGAGCGTTTTGAGTTACAATCATCTCCGTTGAAAGGCGGAGGTGCGTTTCATGGAGAGACAGACGGTAGTGTTTGTTTTTCTGATTTGGATGGCGACGGATGGTTGGATATTATGTCTTCAGGATACGGTCTTTCTCGAAATTCGGAATTGCATATTTATTGGAACAATGGAAACGGAACATTTACAGAAAGTGACCAGACCTTCTTGGGGGTAAATGATTCTTCATGCGGAATTTGCGATTTGAATAACGACGGTTTGCCCGATCTTGTAGTTCCTGGATATTATTTTAATACTAAAACCAAGCAGTTTTATTTTTATAAAAATCTCGGTGATCGAAAATTTGAAAAAGTCGATGTGGCAATTTTGGAAGGGATCGATGGCGGACAATTATCTTTCGGGGATGTAAATCAGGATGGTCTGACCGATATTTTGGTCGGAGGACATGGTGCGGAGCATGAACACACGACTTGGTTGTATATCAATCAAGGAGACTTTGATTTTGCTGTATATGGAGCACATTACGATGATCCGTTTGGTAAAAAAGGACATTTCAGCCGGATAACACATGGAAGTCACCATCTGATCGACTATGATAACGACGGATTTTTAGATGCTTGGTTGATGGGATGGTCTAATGGAGAGTGTTCGAATGGTTGTGAAGCGAAGTTGTGGAAAAATATAGCTTCGACAAAAGGTGTAAAATCCAATGAAGCTCCTGCTGTTCCTGCAAATCTTGTTGCTTCTTTTGATAAAAGTACGGATGTAGCTACGTTTACATGGAGTGCACCGACAGATGATGTGACTCCGTCTGCAGCATTACGATATAATTTTTATCTTCGTGAAAAGGGTTCTGATAAAATATTTATGACTGTCCCGGCAGATCTTCAGACCGGATTTGTGCGGGTGGGAAAAATATCGGGCGAGCTTATCCGATGCTCTTATCAGATGAATATTAAAGCTGCGGGAGAGTATGAGTGGGGAGTGCAGGCTATCGATAATGGAAATAAAGGAGGAATATTTGCAACATCTACGTTAAAAGTAGAGGAAGTGAGCGGGACAGATGCTATTTCTAAAAATGAGGATATTCGGATGTGGAATGTCGGAGCTTCTCTTTATTATGCGATCGAAGGAGCTGGAGAACTTACACTATTTAATACTAACGGAGGAATCGTTTCTCAAAAACAGATTTATCAATCTGGTAATTTTGAGTTACCTGGAAAGGGTATCTATATCGTTATGATCAGAACTGCCTCTTCTGTAAAAAGACAGAAGATAAGTTTTACCTAA
- a CDS encoding glycoside hydrolase family 43 protein, whose product MKNFCLLLACLCVCSVFSCYAQSIMPGKEWKDTDGNPINAHGGGVLYHDGTYYWYGEYKGEHTYRSPGVDWDCYRTEAGGVSCYSSKDLYNWKFEGIVLEPDTLNPHSDIHPSMVIERPKVIYNDETGKFVMWMHIDSYNYWKAAAGVAVSDSPTGKFTYLRSMHPNGQISRDMTLFKDDDGKAYHIYSSEGNATLYISLLTDDYLDHSGTYTRNFPNKFREAPAIFKRNGKYYMVTSGCTGWDPNEAEYAVAESILGPWKAVENPCRGKDADKTFYGQSTFILPVNGKKDGYIMMFDKWNKTNLIDSRYIWLPIVFEGENLTIPWMETWNLDNIGCRFVGENRK is encoded by the coding sequence ATGAAAAATTTTTGTTTGTTATTAGCATGCCTATGTGTATGCTCGGTTTTCTCGTGCTATGCTCAAAGTATTATGCCGGGAAAAGAGTGGAAAGATACGGATGGAAATCCGATAAATGCGCATGGTGGAGGTGTCTTGTATCATGACGGGACATATTATTGGTATGGGGAGTATAAGGGTGAGCATACATATCGCTCTCCCGGTGTTGATTGGGATTGTTACAGGACCGAAGCTGGCGGTGTCTCATGTTATTCTTCGAAAGATTTATATAATTGGAAATTCGAAGGCATTGTATTGGAACCGGATACACTTAATCCTCATTCCGACATCCATCCATCCATGGTTATAGAACGTCCGAAAGTCATATATAATGATGAAACCGGAAAATTCGTTATGTGGATGCATATAGACAGTTATAATTATTGGAAGGCAGCGGCTGGTGTTGCTGTTAGTGATTCTCCTACCGGAAAATTTACATATTTAAGATCTATGCATCCTAATGGACAGATCAGTAGGGATATGACCTTATTTAAAGATGATGATGGGAAGGCATATCATATTTATTCGTCAGAAGGAAATGCAACTCTTTATATTAGTTTGTTGACTGATGATTACTTAGATCATTCAGGGACTTATACGAGAAATTTCCCGAATAAGTTTAGAGAAGCTCCGGCCATATTTAAGAGAAATGGTAAATACTATATGGTTACTTCTGGTTGTACAGGATGGGATCCTAACGAGGCGGAGTATGCTGTGGCTGAATCGATATTAGGGCCGTGGAAAGCTGTCGAAAATCCTTGTCGGGGGAAAGATGCCGATAAAACTTTTTACGGACAAAGCACTTTCATTTTGCCGGTAAACGGGAAGAAAGATGGCTATATAATGATGTTTGACAAGTGGAATAAAACAAATTTGATCGATTCGAGATATATTTGGTTACCAATCGTTTTTGAAGGTGAAAATCTCACGATCCCATGGATGGAGACTTGGAATTTAGACAATATTGGTTGCCGTTTTGTCGGTGAAAACCGAAAGTAA